The DNA sequence GGAAGTACACCGAGCGTCCGTCACGCGGCGCTTTCACATCGCAGCGCAGGTCACCGAACACCTCAAGGCCGGTGAGCGCGCCGGGACGCGTCTCGGGCGGAATGTCGCCCGGGTCCGTGCCGCCACCGTCGCCCGGGTCCGTGCCGCCGCCCGGGTCGCCACCGTCGGTTCCCGCGCAGTACGGGCCGTAATCCTTGACGAAGAACCTGCCCGCCGCCAGGGTCCATTCCTTGTGCTTCTCGGCGCTGAAGATCCACGTGTTGATCGCCGCGGAAGCCGAGAGTGCGGCGCTCGACGTGAAGCCGGCCGTCGCGTCGACACACGCCTGATCGTCGGCGGATCCGTGGAATTCCGCGAATCCGCCCGCCTTGAGGTCCACTCCTGCCGAGGCGGACAGCGGGCCCGCGGCGGCGTTGAGCCCGATGAGGGCGCTGACCCCGGCATTCGCCTCCATCGACACCTGAAGCTCGGCCTCGTGGTCGAACCGGATCTGCTCGTCCGGCGAGCTCACCCTGGCGATGTGGTCGTCGTACACCCTGATGCCCGCCGAGAACGGCTTCGTCCACGTCGCTTCCGCGTGGCCGCTGATGTTGCCTTCGAGCGTCACGTACGGCGCGACCTCGACCGAGAACGGCCCGCCGATCGGCACGACGATCCTCGGCTTCGACGCGAGCGAGCACTTGAGCTCGGCCGAGGCGTTCAGGTCGAGGTCAAGCACCGCATCGGCGCTCACCACGCTCTTGAGGAACGGCTGCGTCGTCGATCCGAACACCGCTTCCGGACTGAATTCCAGATGCATGGTGATGTCCTGGATCGCGCCGGTGACGGTGAACGACTCCTGCGATCCCGTCTCACACGAGAAGAGCGACTTGATCCGCAGCGGGTTCCGGGCGGACCCGGATTCGCGCGGCATGAGCATGCCGTCGCTCGGCGCGCCCCGCAGCGTCGGCTGCCCGTCACCGGGGAGGTACACGACGGCATCGGCGTCCGTCACCGTGCTGTTGAGGTCGAAGGTCGAGTAGGCGTCGGCCACTTCCGCCGGGGTAATCGTGACCCGCAGCAGCCCGCTGTCGAGCCGGTCCACCGCCGTCACCTTGCCGATGGTGCCATATGGCACGCCGAACCCGGCATTGACCACGAAGTATCCGCCGACCACGGGCTCCTGGTCGCCCGGCGTGTAAACCACGGTCTGCTCCTGCCCGTAGTCCCCGATGATCGACGCCACCTGCCCGGGTTCCGCGATCACCGTCGTCGGCAGCGGCTCGATGTCGGTGACGATCGGTTCCGTGGGATCGGGGTCTTCATCGCCACCGCCGCCGATGTCCGTTCCGGACGAGCCCGCGGATCCGCCGGAGAGCGATCCGAATGATCCGCTGCCGAGCGAGCCCGCCCCGGCGGCGGGACCGACCACTCCGACGGTCAGCACCCCCGCAGCGGCGATGGCGGCGAGTATCCGCCACCTGGGGCCGTTCGGTCCTCTCCTCATCGCCATCTGCGCACTCCCACCTCTCGCCGTTCCGGCCCGCGGGCGCGGGTCCAGGCGAATCGGACGCTACCGAGAGTGCAATGCCTTGCATATCTGCTGATCGGCCGACACGGCCGGCACCGCCACTCACTCGAGAAGCCGCGCCCGGAACGCCGTCACCGTCGCCACGCCGAGCCGAAGCCAGTCCGCCGCGAACGCGTCCCAGCCGCCGAACCGGGTGCGTACCGCATCGAGCACCGCCCGCATCTCCTCCGGGTGTTGTTCGGTGAGGGGGCGCAGGAGCCCAGGGTCGATGCCGAGCGCGCCAAGCCTGGCGTACAGCGCCTCATTCTTCTCCCTGTTGTACTCATTGGAGGCCAGGTAGTCGGCGATGATCGCGTCGTCGGGCACGCCCAGCAGGCCGAGGGCGACCGCCGCCATCATCCCCGTGCGGTCCTTGCCTCCGGTGCAGTGGAACAACAATGCATTGCGCGCAGCTGCCGTCTCACCGATGGTGCGCGCATAACCGTCCATCGCCGCCCGGCTGTCCATCTGGCGCACAAGTCCCCGCTCGGCGATCGCGCCCGCCTTGCCGACGCCCATCATCCGTTCCAACGCCGCACGGTCACCGGAGTCGAAGGCGCTCACCACCGCCGCGGCGAGCGCCTGCGTAGCGTCGTCGAGAACAGGCGCGCGCACCAGCCTCGTACCCGGCGGCAATCGGTCCGGACCCGTTGCGGCCGCCTCGCCCACTCCCCGGAAGTCCACCACCGTGGTGATCCCGGCGTCCGCGAGGGTCCGCACGTCACGCTCGGTGAGCGCGCTCAGCCCGTCGCCCCGGAAGAGCCGGCCGCCTACCGTCGTGCGTCCGTCACGCGCGGCGAACCCGCCCAGATCGCGCACGTTGTGTGCCCCTTCGAGCACCAGCTGCCGGCCGGCCGGAGTCATCCGATCCACGCGTTGCCGAGCAGCATGATCCCGTCCGGGCTGGGGACGGCGCCATACACGTCGTCGGTCCACGCGACGAACTCCGCGCCCGCACCGAGCGGAACGAAGGGCACGTCGTCGTTCACCTTCTGCTGGATCCTGCCCAGCACCGCACACAATTCGTCGTCGTTGCCGGCCTGCTGCGCTTGCTCCAGGAGGCCGTCCATCTCCGAGCTCGAATAGCCCAGAAGATTGTTCTTCGACGTGCTGTTCAGCGCAGCATCCAGGCGGAACACCGGGGCCGCGTCGGTGGTGCCGTTGCCGCCGTAGGTGATGTCGAAATCGTGGTCGACGTACATCCGCTGGACCAGGTCTGTCACCGACGAGGCGTACTGGATCTCCACGTCGAAGCCGACGGCCTCCAACATCGACTGCGCCCACACCGCGGCATTGTGCGAGCTCGGGCTGTTCAGCCCCAGGTAGACGAGGTGTCCGTCGAATCCGTCCGCCTTCGCCTGCTCCAGTTCCGCGCGGGCCGCATCCGCGTCGGTCGGCAGCGGCGTCACGTCGGTATGCCACTCGGACCAATCCTGGAACAGCGCCTTACCCGGGCTGCCCACGCCGGCCTGCGCACGCTCGACGAAGCTTTCCGGGTCGAGGGCCAGCGCGATGGCCTTGCGCACGTGCACATCCGCGCCGGGGCGCGCGTCGCGGTTGTTGATCTGGACGATGTCCATGAGGCTGAGCGGGAAGATGTAGCCGCCGAAATCCTCCTTGGCGGCGGCGATCTGCTCGCCGCCGCGCAGAAACACCATCTGCACGCCGCCGGTGCGCAGCGCGTCGAGCCGCGGCTGGTCCCCGGCGATGTCCACGAACTTCACCGACGACAGGTAGGGGGCACCGTCCCAGTAGTCGGCCCGCGCGGTCACCGTCAACGAAGTGGCGGGGGCGAAATCGTCGACGACGAAGGGCCCGGCACCGATCGGCGTGAAGTTCTCCGCGTCTCCGTATCCGGCGGGGGCCACGATCATCCCGTGCCCGTACGTGAGTAAGGCCGGGAACTCTCGCCACGGGTGCGCCATGTGGAATACGACCGTGCGCGGGTCGGG is a window from the Tomitella gaofuii genome containing:
- a CDS encoding tyrosine-protein phosphatase — encoded protein: MTPAGRQLVLEGAHNVRDLGGFAARDGRTTVGGRLFRGDGLSALTERDVRTLADAGITTVVDFRGVGEAAATGPDRLPPGTRLVRAPVLDDATQALAAAVVSAFDSGDRAALERMMGVGKAGAIAERGLVRQMDSRAAMDGYARTIGETAAARNALLFHCTGGKDRTGMMAAVALGLLGVPDDAIIADYLASNEYNREKNEALYARLGALGIDPGLLRPLTEQHPEEMRAVLDAVRTRFGGWDAFAADWLRLGVATVTAFRARLLE
- a CDS encoding ABC transporter substrate-binding protein, with amino-acid sequence MTRSIRVHAGLAAALCAGLLLAGCASGGGGGNGEAAPAAGALPATEAAVIGQPDDPREPRSGGNLAFAGYSMPSSLDPTKTQATGPTGGTEMASIYGLLVRYDDAENAYAPQLAASLEESEDRLAWTLGLRDGVTFSDGTPLDAAAVIASIERYNAKGGANSGQFTAGVTGMEAPDPRTVVFHMAHPWREFPALLTYGHGMIVAPAGYGDAENFTPIGAGPFVVDDFAPATSLTVTARADYWDGAPYLSSVKFVDIAGDQPRLDALRTGGVQMVFLRGGEQIAAAKEDFGGYIFPLSLMDIVQINNRDARPGADVHVRKAIALALDPESFVERAQAGVGSPGKALFQDWSEWHTDVTPLPTDADAARAELEQAKADGFDGHLVYLGLNSPSSHNAAVWAQSMLEAVGFDVEIQYASSVTDLVQRMYVDHDFDITYGGNGTTDAAPVFRLDAALNSTSKNNLLGYSSSEMDGLLEQAQQAGNDDELCAVLGRIQQKVNDDVPFVPLGAGAEFVAWTDDVYGAVPSPDGIMLLGNAWIG